Within the Medicago truncatula cultivar Jemalong A17 chromosome 4, MtrunA17r5.0-ANR, whole genome shotgun sequence genome, the region AATCATAGAAACAAAGATATATTAGGGAAGCGAGATATATCACAAATAGGGCTAATGAACCTTTTATACTATTAGGTCTACCACTTGTAGTATATGACTAAAACAACACTAATAACCCTactattttcataaactaaaaGAAACACAAATAACATCAGCTATAAGATCTGCTCCATGTTGGTGCAAATTTAGATGGAacgccccccccccccccccccaattaACATCTTTATGATTTTCCTTTATTTAAACCAGTTGGTTTAAATTTAACCATTCACTATATGTAGGATATAAAATATGGCAGAATATTATGAAAAACAAGTCATACCATTTCTCTGAGCTTCTCTTTTTTGAAAGCGGTAGAAATCTTGACCaacttctttatttttctttttggccAATTTATTCTCTAGAGCAGCTTGAGCAACCGAGCCCACAGCAATCCCACTTTCAGAGTCAGTAGTTTTCTTCCTACCCTTGTGGTGTTGAACCACCGTCCATCCCCCTTCTGCAGCAAGGGCTTCTTTTGCTTTTCTTTCCTGcattgaccaaaaaataattgcATGGAAACCAAAATAAGTAACAAATACGAGATCATTCATAGCTGTAAATTGAATATTGAACATTACACACTTGAGTATGGCAAAGTGAGTTAGTTTGGGGTGTGAGATGAGAGATTATAATGGGCGTTGCCGTGGAAGAGTACTAGGCCTTTCGTCCTGCTAGGATGCtgaagaaaattaattttgaaaggaCAAACCCAACTTAAGGAAGAGAAAGGTGTTAGAACTTTGAGGGAATATGAGAAGTGAAGCTTGAAGGAGGAATAGGTCTCTATTGGGTGGTTAAGCTTTATGTTTGTTCCGTGTCTCATTAGGTAACCATTTTGGATATGTCATTTCAGTTGTCATGGTCAAGGTTCTCGTGGGAAGTAATTTACATTTGCATTCCAAGTTACTTATGAATTCACTCTTCCACTTGCTGAAACATGTGCCATAGTTGCTGTAGCAAtgaccaaaagaaaaatacagaCAAATATATAGATTTCTTTAGAGACAATAATGGCAAAATAGATGTCACTTCTAAAACTATTCAGCTATCTATCGTTTTGACTCGTGAGCATTGAAGGTCTGTGGAACCCACCAGAGGCCATTATTGGCTCTCATCTGTATCTTGGTAATCATGTATCAAGATTGGAACCATATCTATCGTTGTGGAATGTTTTCAGCAAATAGAAGAACGTTTCGGGGGACTATTGATTGGTATCCATCAGAACTATTGGTCAGGACTCGGGATTTCTTAGCTAGATTAGTTGAGCTCAGAAAGTTAGAAGAAACAAGGCATGTTGGGTAAGGAGGCTGCAGACCCTCAATGATTCTGCATTACTGTTCTGTAATCAAGGGATAGATTCCTTATTCTTACTCATAAAAACCGTATTTCTATCAATTACTCTCTTTCTTGATGAGTTATATTCTAGTCATGACAAGTATACATGATATGTCTAGAGAAATACACTTTCTATGCTGCCTAGGCCAAAGAAATCAACCTCAACTCAAAAAGCACATAAggaaaaacaatattcaaatgataTGCACGCTGGATACTGTGTCTATGGCTTTACAGCTGTgagatataatatatatatatatatatatatatatatatatatatatatatatatatatatatatatatatatatcaattcaTCAAGATACTCTATGAATACAAATTGAACTATCCTCCACATCCTAACACCTTATTTAGCACCAACTACCATACCCCATAAACAGAAAAGCTCTGTCAAAAGCAGACAGCATCAAGTGCTAAGCACACAAGACAAAGCAGCAATAAACCTTATACAACTATAACTTGTATTCATATGTTAAAGCCCAGATGAATGAAAATGACTTTTACAAGTTATTTTCCAAGGCCATAGAACAAGTCagtctacaaaaaataactctaaataaaatattttcaacatcAATTTAATTTCGCTGTATAATAAAATTCATGGCATGATTATTATCCCCACTGATAAGAGGGTTATCTGACTATAATTAGGAAGAAATCTGCATAAAGTAGCAAAATTTTGAGACAATATCTGACAAGAACATCCAGCTTCTGTTTTGCTTTAAGAAAGTTGTTCAAAATGTTTACCTCTTCCAATTTTTCTTCGTAAGTAGTTAAAAAGTCTTCAATTTGATTTTGCAACACCTCCAACCCTGGTCTATTTTGATGGTATTCCATGATCCACTCTGTAGTTTGAGTATTCCCAAGTCAAAAACTATATAATTATGATAATAAATAGACAATAGCATACAAATTTGCAGAAACTATACCATGtataacaataaatattaaatatacaatAGCATACAAGTATGCACAAAGTACATGGGTGCACCACAATCCAATAGTCAACAGGTGGAAAGAATAATGGTAAACAACATGCTCACTCTTAGGTGGTAGGGTGGAATGTTGGCAAAGGATGAAAGACATATGCACATGATAGTTAACATAAAGAATGTTAAAATGTTTATCCATTACTTTATGTATATGTATGGCAACTACTATTGTAATTTGTTCCATCGTTCATGTAAAAATAACCTCACAATATGTAACTATGCTGacattacaaaaatatatgttcATATCATTAAATTTGTGCAcgttaattgtaattttaagcAAATATAAAGTAATTCTGCGAAGAAAAAGAGGAATTCATACTTTTAATTCCATGTGAGCAGTCATCATCTCCAGAGGAAATAATATGAATGTCATCCTGATGATTTTGTTCTCTCTTTTCTGGTGATTTTATAActtcctttcttcttttcttcttggcTTGCTTTGacttacctacaaaacaaagaaaaactcTATGAGGAAAATGATGTTTCACAATACGACAATGGAATCAACCAGAAAGTGCAGTTTATTACAGGGTTTGATAGCTGCTTCAACATTAGAATCTCTATGCTTCTTGGAGTCTTTGACTTCCTCTTCTTTAGAATCACTATGTTCCACTACTCCATCTGAAATCATTGAGGAAAAAAGGTAAGATCAACAAAGAGTagttcaaaatattttgttcaCAGAATAGAAGTCACGCCATAACCATCAACTCACCATTTTTCTCTTCGAAATCAACTTCATCTTCTGGTGTTTGTCTTCCAACTAGATTTTTGtccttgttcttcctttttcGACTAGTAGTAGCTTTCACCTTTCTTCCCTTTATAATCTCCATTTCAGGATCCACTGAAACAACCGATTTATTTCAGAGAAAGTTCAACAAAGTGCGACCAGTACAAAAACATAACACATTTATACACTTATAGACAGTAAAATATCTTGTTCACAATCACAGTAGAGAATCCACGCCACTGTCATCAACTCACCATTTTGCTCTTCTAAATCAACTTCAACCGTTTCTGGTTTTTCTCTTCCAACTAGATTTTTGtccttgtttttcctttttcgGCCAGTTGAAACTTTCACCTTTTTTCCCTCTGTAACCTGCATTCCATGATCCACTGAAACAACCAATTTATTTTAGGATAATTCAAACATAGTGCAAGCAGTACAGAAACATAACACATTTATATACTTATAGTTAGTAAAATATCTTGTTCACAATATACAAGCCGAAAAATACTAAATGTCACGAAACATTGTTACCACAGAACTCACAAAAGTCGGATGCCTTAATGCAATTGGTTTGGCGTTTCAACTCACGCATCGTGTGAATGGTTATGCGGGCCGACTACTTGGCAGTTTCCGACTTCGTGATATTGTGAATAATAATTTCATGACAAATAGCAAAAACTGATAG harbors:
- the LOC25492214 gene encoding DEAD-box ATP-dependent RNA helicase 42, giving the protein MAKVSKGKKVIRIGEKKKKSNMEQNADVETHVTVNNDVDNGMQLIKGKKAKVITIRERKNKDKNLVGREKPEVVDVVVEEKNVDHGMQVTEGKKVKVSTGRKRKNKDKNLVGREKPETVEVDLEEQNVDPEMEIIKGRKVKATTSRKRKNKDKNLVGRQTPEDEVDFEEKNDGVVEHSDSKEEEVKDSKKHRDSNVEAAIKPCKSKQAKKKRRKEVIKSPEKREQNHQDDIHIISSGDDDCSHGIKKWIMEYHQNRPGLEVLQNQIEDFLTTYEEKLEEERKAKEALAAEGGWTVVQHHKGRKKTTDSESGIAVGSVAQAALENKLAKKKNKEVGQDFYRFQKREAQRNELMELQSKFEEDKKRLQQLRAARKFRPY